A single region of the Syngnathoides biaculeatus isolate LvHL_M chromosome 17, ASM1980259v1, whole genome shotgun sequence genome encodes:
- the LOC133490588 gene encoding gastrula zinc finger protein XlCGF57.1-like isoform X3 — translation MPQENVHDISEDLLEQQESESPHIKEEEEEFLHIKEEEEDIITVLVTSVPVFGEDQAEGESEENRGVEPSSSSHSNQHMTTDVYRDHCGRSQEDGLIAPLSDGDDTLHSPDTDDADDGGSGGDYDDDEEEEDDDEQSDCHKRGHIDNKRWKCSQCGKTFGYKSRLKSHMISHTGEKPFACSVCGQRFSEKGNLRRHTRTHTGEKPFACSICGKRFTQKGPLIFHTRTHTGEKPYVCSFCGQTFSHKDYLIRHSRTHTGEKPFVCSVCGQRFSDNGTLTKHTKTHTGEKPFACSVCGQRFSHKGNLRSHTGTHTGEKPFVCSVCGQRFSRKHALTTHTRTHTGEKPFACSVCSQRFSRRHMLTTHTRTHTGEKPFVCSVCGQCFSKKASLRTHTRTHTGEKPFACIFCGQRFSQKGTLTSHTRTHTGEKPFSCMVCGQKFAQKGTLTSHTRTHTGEKPYACLDCGERFYQKGKVKRHKCVGVKRSRK, via the exons atgcctcaagaGAATGTTCAtg ACATCAGTGAAGATCTTCTGGAGCAACAGGAGTCAGAGTCTCCTCACatcaaagaagaggaagaagaattCTTGCAcattaaagaggaagaagaagatattaTCACAGTTCTAGTGACTAGTGTCCCTGTGTTTGGTGAGGACCAAGCTGAAGGTGAAAGTGAGGAGAACAGAGGGGTGGAGCCTTCCAGCAGCAGCCACTCAAATCAACACATGACAACAGACGTTTACAGAGACCACTGTGGACGATCACAAGAAGATGGCCTCATCGCTCCACTATCAGATGGTGATGACACGTTACATTCTCCTGACACTGATGATGCTGATGATGGTGGTAGTGGTggtgattatgatgatgatgaggaggaagaggatgatgatgaacagTCTGACTGTCATAAGAGAGGTCACATTGACAACAAACGATGGAAATGTTCCCAGTGTGGAAAAACCTTTGGCTATAAGAGTCGTTTGAAAAGTCATATGATTAGCCACACTGGGGAGAAGCCTTTTGcatgttcagtttgtggtcaaagattctctgaaaAGGGAAACCTGAggagacacacaagaacacacactggagaaaaaccgtTTGCCTGCTCAATTTGCGGTAAGAGATTCACTCAAAAGGGTCCGTTAATAtttcacacaagaacacacactggagagaaaccttatGTCTGCTCATTTTGTGGACAAACATTCTCTCATAAGGATTACTTAATTCGTCACTcgagaacacacactggggagaaaccttttgtctGCTCAGTATGTGGGCAAAGATTCTCTGATAATGGTACTTTaactaaacacacaaaaacgcacactggagagaaaccctttgcctgctcagtttgcggtcaaagattctctcataAAGGGAACTTGAGAAGTCACACAGGaacccacactggagagaaaccctttGTTTGCTCAGTATGCGGACAAAGATTCTCTCGGAAACACGCTTTGACAACTCACActagaacacacactggagaaaagccCTTTGCGTGCTCAGTTTGCAGCCAAAGATTCTCTCGTAGACACATGTTAACAACACACActagaacacacactggtgagaagccatttgtctgctcagtttgtggtcaatgTTTCTCTAAAAAGGCATCTTTAAGAACTCACACAAGAACACATACCggggaaaaaccttttgcctgcatATTTTGTGGGCAAAGGTTCTCTCAGAAGGGAACCTTAACAAGCCACActagaacacacactggtgagaagcctttttcctgtaTGGTTTGTGGTCAGAAATTTGCTCAAAAAGGTACCTTGACAAGTCACACGAGaacccacactggagagaaaccttatGCCTGTTTAGATTGTGGTGAAAGATTCTATCAGAAGGGTAAGGTTAAGAGACACAAGTGTGTTGGTGTCAAAAGAAGTCGTAAATGA
- the LOC133490588 gene encoding gastrula zinc finger protein XlCGF57.1-like isoform X2 produces MQRRTAEYEEEFCGSKDENGPQRQLLDAVCELQPTVELHNADISEDLLEQQESESPHIKEEEEEFLHIKEEEEDIITVLVTSVPVFGEDQAEGESEENRGVEPSSSSHSNQHMTTDVYRDHCGRSQEDGLIAPLSDGDDTLHSPDTDDADDGGSGGDYDDDEEEEDDDEQSDCHKRGHIDNKRWKCSQCGKTFGYKSRLKSHMISHTGEKPFACSVCGQRFSEKGNLRRHTRTHTGEKPFACSICGKRFTQKGPLIFHTRTHTGEKPYVCSFCGQTFSHKDYLIRHSRTHTGEKPFVCSVCGQRFSDNGTLTKHTKTHTGEKPFACSVCGQRFSHKGNLRSHTGTHTGEKPFVCSVCGQRFSRKHALTTHTRTHTGEKPFACSVCSQRFSRRHMLTTHTRTHTGEKPFVCSVCGQCFSKKASLRTHTRTHTGEKPFACIFCGQRFSQKGTLTSHTRTHTGEKPFSCMVCGQKFAQKGTLTSHTRTHTGEKPYACLDCGERFYQKGKVKRHKCVGVKRSRK; encoded by the coding sequence ACATCAGTGAAGATCTTCTGGAGCAACAGGAGTCAGAGTCTCCTCACatcaaagaagaggaagaagaattCTTGCAcattaaagaggaagaagaagatattaTCACAGTTCTAGTGACTAGTGTCCCTGTGTTTGGTGAGGACCAAGCTGAAGGTGAAAGTGAGGAGAACAGAGGGGTGGAGCCTTCCAGCAGCAGCCACTCAAATCAACACATGACAACAGACGTTTACAGAGACCACTGTGGACGATCACAAGAAGATGGCCTCATCGCTCCACTATCAGATGGTGATGACACGTTACATTCTCCTGACACTGATGATGCTGATGATGGTGGTAGTGGTggtgattatgatgatgatgaggaggaagaggatgatgatgaacagTCTGACTGTCATAAGAGAGGTCACATTGACAACAAACGATGGAAATGTTCCCAGTGTGGAAAAACCTTTGGCTATAAGAGTCGTTTGAAAAGTCATATGATTAGCCACACTGGGGAGAAGCCTTTTGcatgttcagtttgtggtcaaagattctctgaaaAGGGAAACCTGAggagacacacaagaacacacactggagaaaaaccgtTTGCCTGCTCAATTTGCGGTAAGAGATTCACTCAAAAGGGTCCGTTAATAtttcacacaagaacacacactggagagaaaccttatGTCTGCTCATTTTGTGGACAAACATTCTCTCATAAGGATTACTTAATTCGTCACTcgagaacacacactggggagaaaccttttgtctGCTCAGTATGTGGGCAAAGATTCTCTGATAATGGTACTTTaactaaacacacaaaaacgcacactggagagaaaccctttgcctgctcagtttgcggtcaaagattctctcataAAGGGAACTTGAGAAGTCACACAGGaacccacactggagagaaaccctttGTTTGCTCAGTATGCGGACAAAGATTCTCTCGGAAACACGCTTTGACAACTCACActagaacacacactggagaaaagccCTTTGCGTGCTCAGTTTGCAGCCAAAGATTCTCTCGTAGACACATGTTAACAACACACActagaacacacactggtgagaagccatttgtctgctcagtttgtggtcaatgTTTCTCTAAAAAGGCATCTTTAAGAACTCACACAAGAACACATACCggggaaaaaccttttgcctgcatATTTTGTGGGCAAAGGTTCTCTCAGAAGGGAACCTTAACAAGCCACActagaacacacactggtgagaagcctttttcctgtaTGGTTTGTGGTCAGAAATTTGCTCAAAAAGGTACCTTGACAAGTCACACGAGaacccacactggagagaaaccttatGCCTGTTTAGATTGTGGTGAAAGATTCTATCAGAAGGGTAAGGTTAAGAGACACAAGTGTGTTGGTGTCAAAAGAAGTCGTAAATGA
- the LOC133490588 gene encoding gastrula zinc finger protein XlCGF57.1-like isoform X1 — translation MCAGRTAEYEEEFCGSKDENGPQRQLLDAVCELQPTVELHNADISEDLLEQQESESPHIKEEEEEFLHIKEEEEDIITVLVTSVPVFGEDQAEGESEENRGVEPSSSSHSNQHMTTDVYRDHCGRSQEDGLIAPLSDGDDTLHSPDTDDADDGGSGGDYDDDEEEEDDDEQSDCHKRGHIDNKRWKCSQCGKTFGYKSRLKSHMISHTGEKPFACSVCGQRFSEKGNLRRHTRTHTGEKPFACSICGKRFTQKGPLIFHTRTHTGEKPYVCSFCGQTFSHKDYLIRHSRTHTGEKPFVCSVCGQRFSDNGTLTKHTKTHTGEKPFACSVCGQRFSHKGNLRSHTGTHTGEKPFVCSVCGQRFSRKHALTTHTRTHTGEKPFACSVCSQRFSRRHMLTTHTRTHTGEKPFVCSVCGQCFSKKASLRTHTRTHTGEKPFACIFCGQRFSQKGTLTSHTRTHTGEKPFSCMVCGQKFAQKGTLTSHTRTHTGEKPYACLDCGERFYQKGKVKRHKCVGVKRSRK, via the coding sequence ACATCAGTGAAGATCTTCTGGAGCAACAGGAGTCAGAGTCTCCTCACatcaaagaagaggaagaagaattCTTGCAcattaaagaggaagaagaagatattaTCACAGTTCTAGTGACTAGTGTCCCTGTGTTTGGTGAGGACCAAGCTGAAGGTGAAAGTGAGGAGAACAGAGGGGTGGAGCCTTCCAGCAGCAGCCACTCAAATCAACACATGACAACAGACGTTTACAGAGACCACTGTGGACGATCACAAGAAGATGGCCTCATCGCTCCACTATCAGATGGTGATGACACGTTACATTCTCCTGACACTGATGATGCTGATGATGGTGGTAGTGGTggtgattatgatgatgatgaggaggaagaggatgatgatgaacagTCTGACTGTCATAAGAGAGGTCACATTGACAACAAACGATGGAAATGTTCCCAGTGTGGAAAAACCTTTGGCTATAAGAGTCGTTTGAAAAGTCATATGATTAGCCACACTGGGGAGAAGCCTTTTGcatgttcagtttgtggtcaaagattctctgaaaAGGGAAACCTGAggagacacacaagaacacacactggagaaaaaccgtTTGCCTGCTCAATTTGCGGTAAGAGATTCACTCAAAAGGGTCCGTTAATAtttcacacaagaacacacactggagagaaaccttatGTCTGCTCATTTTGTGGACAAACATTCTCTCATAAGGATTACTTAATTCGTCACTcgagaacacacactggggagaaaccttttgtctGCTCAGTATGTGGGCAAAGATTCTCTGATAATGGTACTTTaactaaacacacaaaaacgcacactggagagaaaccctttgcctgctcagtttgcggtcaaagattctctcataAAGGGAACTTGAGAAGTCACACAGGaacccacactggagagaaaccctttGTTTGCTCAGTATGCGGACAAAGATTCTCTCGGAAACACGCTTTGACAACTCACActagaacacacactggagaaaagccCTTTGCGTGCTCAGTTTGCAGCCAAAGATTCTCTCGTAGACACATGTTAACAACACACActagaacacacactggtgagaagccatttgtctgctcagtttgtggtcaatgTTTCTCTAAAAAGGCATCTTTAAGAACTCACACAAGAACACATACCggggaaaaaccttttgcctgcatATTTTGTGGGCAAAGGTTCTCTCAGAAGGGAACCTTAACAAGCCACActagaacacacactggtgagaagcctttttcctgtaTGGTTTGTGGTCAGAAATTTGCTCAAAAAGGTACCTTGACAAGTCACACGAGaacccacactggagagaaaccttatGCCTGTTTAGATTGTGGTGAAAGATTCTATCAGAAGGGTAAGGTTAAGAGACACAAGTGTGTTGGTGTCAAAAGAAGTCGTAAATGA
- the LOC133490592 gene encoding oocyte zinc finger protein XlCOF6.1-like, protein MCARRTAEYQEELCETIEAERQRQALDAVCKKLPIGLRTDISGALCPKWVEPQSPHVKEEEEQLPCSIKKEEEEFLHVKEEEQFIIKVPLTGINFKGENEGKGQTVANIGAELPSSSSSHHMTTEGEGVQCEESSADGLIAPLSDSESTISHSLHNDDDDEQPEGHRTGHTDKKCWKCSLCGKNFGYKSRLKSHMISHTGEKPFACSLCNKTFSDKGKLTSHTRTHTGEKPFTCLVCGKKFSWEGNLRKHTRTHTGERPFPCSVCGLSFTDKGKLIIHMRTHTGERPFACLLCGQRFSDKIYLKSHTRTHTGEKPFSCTVCGQSFSERGTLRRHKRTHTGEKPFACSVCDKSFSERGTLKRHTRKHTGEKPFACSICGKRVKRRHTLTAHIKRHTGEKLLTCSVCGQRFAYENLYKNHNCTGEFTDDQLKIGV, encoded by the exons atgtgtgcaagaaggACAGCTGAGTACCAGGAGGAACTTTGTGAAACAATTGAGGCCGAAAGACAACGACAGGCACTGGACGCCGTTTGCAAGAAGCTTCCAATTGGTTTACGCACAG ATATCAGTGGAGCTCTTTGTCCTAAATGGGTGGAGCCACAGTCCCCTCAcgttaaagaagaagaggagcagTTGCCTTGCTCAATCaaaaaggaggaagaagagttCCTGcatgttaaagaggaagaacaGTTTATCATCAAGGTTCCATTGACTGGTATTAATTTTAAAGGTGAAAATGAAGGTAAAGGTcaaactgtggcaaacataGGGGCAGAGCTTCCAAGCAGTAGCTCAAGTCACCACATGACAACAGAAGGTGAAGGAGTACAATGTGAAGAATCATCAGCAGATGGCCTCATAGCGCCACTATCAGATAGTGAAAGCACAATTTCACATTCTCttcacaatgatgatgatgatgaacagcCTGAGGGTCATAGGACAGGTCACACTGACaaaaaatgctggaaatgttcaCTATGTGGTAAAAACTTTGGGTATAAAAGCCGTTTGAAAAGTCACATGATAagccacactggagagaaaccattTGCATGCTCACTCTGCAACAAAACGTTCTCTGATAAAGGAAAATTAACAagtcacacaagaacacacacaggagagaaaccttttaccTGCctagtttgtggtaaaaaattCTCCTGGGAGGGAAATTTGAGAAAACATacgagaacacacactggtgaaagACCCTTTCcatgttcagtttgtggtcttAGCTTCACTGATAAGGGAAAATTGATTAtacacatgagaacacacactggagagagaCCTTTTGCTTGCTTACTGTGTGGGCAAAGATTCAGTGATAAGATATACTTGAAAagtcacacaagaacacacaccggtgagaaacctttttcctgcacagtttgtggtcaaagtttCTCTGAAAGGGGAACACTAAGAAGACacaaaagaacacacactggtgaaaaaccaTTTGCGTgctcagtttgtgataaaagtttCTCTGAAAGGGGAacattaaaaagacacacaagaaaacacactggagagaaaccttttgcctgctcaatCTGTGGTAAAAGAGTCAAACGCAGACACACTTTAACAGCACATATAAAAaggcacactggagagaaacttCTAACCTGCTCAGTATGTGGTCAAAGATTTGCTTATGAAAATCTGTATAAGAATCATAACTGTACTGGTGAATTTACAGATGATCAACTAAAGATAGGTGTTTAA
- the LOC133490588 gene encoding gastrula zinc finger protein XlCGF57.1-like isoform X4, producing the protein MTDISEDLLEQQESESPHIKEEEEEFLHIKEEEEDIITVLVTSVPVFGEDQAEGESEENRGVEPSSSSHSNQHMTTDVYRDHCGRSQEDGLIAPLSDGDDTLHSPDTDDADDGGSGGDYDDDEEEEDDDEQSDCHKRGHIDNKRWKCSQCGKTFGYKSRLKSHMISHTGEKPFACSVCGQRFSEKGNLRRHTRTHTGEKPFACSICGKRFTQKGPLIFHTRTHTGEKPYVCSFCGQTFSHKDYLIRHSRTHTGEKPFVCSVCGQRFSDNGTLTKHTKTHTGEKPFACSVCGQRFSHKGNLRSHTGTHTGEKPFVCSVCGQRFSRKHALTTHTRTHTGEKPFACSVCSQRFSRRHMLTTHTRTHTGEKPFVCSVCGQCFSKKASLRTHTRTHTGEKPFACIFCGQRFSQKGTLTSHTRTHTGEKPFSCMVCGQKFAQKGTLTSHTRTHTGEKPYACLDCGERFYQKGKVKRHKCVGVKRSRK; encoded by the exons atgacag ACATCAGTGAAGATCTTCTGGAGCAACAGGAGTCAGAGTCTCCTCACatcaaagaagaggaagaagaattCTTGCAcattaaagaggaagaagaagatattaTCACAGTTCTAGTGACTAGTGTCCCTGTGTTTGGTGAGGACCAAGCTGAAGGTGAAAGTGAGGAGAACAGAGGGGTGGAGCCTTCCAGCAGCAGCCACTCAAATCAACACATGACAACAGACGTTTACAGAGACCACTGTGGACGATCACAAGAAGATGGCCTCATCGCTCCACTATCAGATGGTGATGACACGTTACATTCTCCTGACACTGATGATGCTGATGATGGTGGTAGTGGTggtgattatgatgatgatgaggaggaagaggatgatgatgaacagTCTGACTGTCATAAGAGAGGTCACATTGACAACAAACGATGGAAATGTTCCCAGTGTGGAAAAACCTTTGGCTATAAGAGTCGTTTGAAAAGTCATATGATTAGCCACACTGGGGAGAAGCCTTTTGcatgttcagtttgtggtcaaagattctctgaaaAGGGAAACCTGAggagacacacaagaacacacactggagaaaaaccgtTTGCCTGCTCAATTTGCGGTAAGAGATTCACTCAAAAGGGTCCGTTAATAtttcacacaagaacacacactggagagaaaccttatGTCTGCTCATTTTGTGGACAAACATTCTCTCATAAGGATTACTTAATTCGTCACTcgagaacacacactggggagaaaccttttgtctGCTCAGTATGTGGGCAAAGATTCTCTGATAATGGTACTTTaactaaacacacaaaaacgcacactggagagaaaccctttgcctgctcagtttgcggtcaaagattctctcataAAGGGAACTTGAGAAGTCACACAGGaacccacactggagagaaaccctttGTTTGCTCAGTATGCGGACAAAGATTCTCTCGGAAACACGCTTTGACAACTCACActagaacacacactggagaaaagccCTTTGCGTGCTCAGTTTGCAGCCAAAGATTCTCTCGTAGACACATGTTAACAACACACActagaacacacactggtgagaagccatttgtctgctcagtttgtggtcaatgTTTCTCTAAAAAGGCATCTTTAAGAACTCACACAAGAACACATACCggggaaaaaccttttgcctgcatATTTTGTGGGCAAAGGTTCTCTCAGAAGGGAACCTTAACAAGCCACActagaacacacactggtgagaagcctttttcctgtaTGGTTTGTGGTCAGAAATTTGCTCAAAAAGGTACCTTGACAAGTCACACGAGaacccacactggagagaaaccttatGCCTGTTTAGATTGTGGTGAAAGATTCTATCAGAAGGGTAAGGTTAAGAGACACAAGTGTGTTGGTGTCAAAAGAAGTCGTAAATGA